In one window of Chanodichthys erythropterus isolate Z2021 chromosome 23, ASM2448905v1, whole genome shotgun sequence DNA:
- the LOC137014291 gene encoding NXPE family member 3-like isoform X1, with the protein MFVPRAADSSVHRITHHCFWFLLLCLWTSTCMTLWRLLESGHRIRQFQPPIPRCEKGKRIQTNSSSVISIHDMGISEEEWERLQKALDWPGPDQEITRLNQSTSPVHSTFSIVGLKESYKVGEKISVTITARDHNKNLKRYGGDFFKAKLLNSTLKASVYGEVEDHRNGTYSVALLLPWEGQAQVYVRLEHSSEAVQILKKYRETSFPRSHYNGHFEGPGPNQTRISEVVQCNLKWGADGSWRKGDCCCEYKDIKTGTVWQCERPKKLSCDNLVHHSRGRFEDPLSPLEKQIFTKTLTNVAITGDTQIINVLPNAAGIGTMERCRSGMTTPVPAGFYLKDVWKSFVCNTQQFSSSQMGNCLKNKIVYLMGDSTTRQWFEYFERKVPGLQRMDLHTPRTGGPLMAVEMKNNIIVHWRPHGVPLRFTKMLITDLHYISNDIDEIAGGPHAVVVFTICAHMVFHPITFYVHEVAKIRQSVVALLSRAPETTVIIKSGNTAGLKNIFQSDWYSMQLNTVMQEMFRDIDGVIYFDVWQMTSCHYLHENIHPGPVIVANEVNMLFSYICPA; encoded by the exons ATGTTCGTTCCACGGGCAGCTGATTCTTCAG TTCACAGGATCACACATCATTGTTTTTGGTTTTTGCTGCTATGTCTTTGGACATCCACCTGTATG ACTTTATGGAGACTCCTGGAGAGCGGTCATCGGATACGACAATTCCAGCCGCCCATTCCTAGATGTGAGAAAGGAAAACGGATACAAACAAATTCCTCATCTGTAATTTCCATTCATGACATGGGAATCAGTGAAGAGGAATGGGAAAGGCTACAGAAGGCTCTGGACTGGCCCGGTCCAGATCAAGAAATCACTCGGCTGAATCAGAGCACAAGTCCAGTCCACTCAACATTCTCTATCGTGGGACTCAAGGAGAGTTACAAAGTGGGAGAAAAGATCTCCGTTACCATCACAGCCAGAGACCACAACAAGAACCTGAAAAGATATGGAGGAGATTTCTTCAAAGCAAAACTATTAAATTCAACGCTCAAA GCGAGTGTGTACGGAGAGGTTGAGGATCACCGTAATGGGACTTACTCTGTTGCTCTTCTTCTGCCCTGGGAAGGTCAGGCACAAGTTTATGTACGTCTAGAGCACTCCAGTGAGGCTGTGCAGATTCTTAAAAAATACAGGGAGACTTCATTCCCACGCAGCCACTATAACGGCCACTTTGAAGGGCCAGGACCCAATCAAACCAGGATCAGTGAAGTCGTACAGTGTAATCTTAAGTGGGGTGCAGATGGAAGCTGGAGGAAAGGCGACTGCTGCTGTGAGTATAAGGATATAAAAACAGGGACGGTGTGGCAGTGTGAGAGACCGAAGAAACTTTCTTGTGACAACCTGGTTCATCACTCAAGAGGAAGATTTGAAGACCCATTAAGTCCTCTTGAAAAGCAAATTTTCACAAA GACATTAACAAATGTTGCTATTACTGGAGACACACAGATCATTAATGTCCTTCCCAACGCTGCAGGCATTG GCACAATGGAGAGATGCAGATCTGGCATGACAACACCAGTTCCTGCAGGGTTCTATCTGAAAGATGTCTGGAAGTCTTTTGTGTGCAACACCCAACAGTTCAGTTCTTCACAAATGGGAAACTgtcttaaaaacaaaattgtctACTTGATGGGAGACTCCACCACAAGACAGTGGTTTGAGTATTTCGAAAGAAAAGTGCCAG GCTTGCAAAGAATGGACCTACACACTCCTCGTACCGGCGGACCCCTGATGGCTGTAGAGATGAAAAATAATATCATTGTTCACTGGAGGCCACACGGTGTTCCTTTACGGTTTACTAAAATGCTCATTACTGACCTGCATTATATCAGCAATGATATTGATGAAATAGCTGGTGGTCCTCATGCAGTCGTTGTCTTTACAATCTGTGCCCACATGGTGTTTCACCCAATAACATTTTATGTGCATGAAGTGGCCAAAATCCGTCAGTCTGTTGTTGCACTGCTGAGTCGTGCACCAGAGACTACCGTCATCATCAAGTCTGGAAACACTGCAGGACTAAAG AATATTTTTCAAAGTGATTGGTATTCAATGCAGCTGAACACAGTGATGCAGGAGATGTTCAGAGATATTGATGGAGTAATCTACTTCGATGTTTGGCAGATGACTTCATGCCACTATCTACATGAAAATATTCACCCAGGACCTGTTATCGTTGCTAATGAAGTCAACATGTTGTTCTCATATATCTGTCCTGCCTGA
- the LOC137014291 gene encoding NXPE family member 3-like isoform X2, with translation MFVPRAADSSVHRITHHCFWFLLLCLWTSTCMTLWRLLESGHRIRQFQPPIPRCEKGKRIQTNSSSVISIHDMGISEEEWERLQKALDWPGPDQEITRLNQSTSPVHSTFSIVGLKESYKVGEKISVTITARDHNKNLKRYGGDFFKAKLLNSTLKASVYGEVEDHRNGTYSVALLLPWEGQAQVYVRLEHSSEAVQILKKYRETSFPRSHYNGHFEGPGPNQTRISEVVQCNLKWGADGSWRKGDCCCEYKDIKTGTVWQCERPKKLSCDNLVHHSRGRFEDPLSPLEKQIFTKTLTNVAITGDTQIINVLPNAAGIGTMERCRSGMTTPVPAGFYLKDVWKSFVCNTQQFSSSQMGNCLKNKIVYLMGDSTTRQWFEYFERKVPGLQRMDLHTPRTGGPLMAVEMKNNIIVHWRPHGVPLRFTKMLITDLHYISNDIDEIAGGPHAVVVFTICAHMVFHPITFYVHEVAKIRQSVVALLSRAPETTVIIKSGNTAGLKAYKVKVQCQV, from the exons ATGTTCGTTCCACGGGCAGCTGATTCTTCAG TTCACAGGATCACACATCATTGTTTTTGGTTTTTGCTGCTATGTCTTTGGACATCCACCTGTATG ACTTTATGGAGACTCCTGGAGAGCGGTCATCGGATACGACAATTCCAGCCGCCCATTCCTAGATGTGAGAAAGGAAAACGGATACAAACAAATTCCTCATCTGTAATTTCCATTCATGACATGGGAATCAGTGAAGAGGAATGGGAAAGGCTACAGAAGGCTCTGGACTGGCCCGGTCCAGATCAAGAAATCACTCGGCTGAATCAGAGCACAAGTCCAGTCCACTCAACATTCTCTATCGTGGGACTCAAGGAGAGTTACAAAGTGGGAGAAAAGATCTCCGTTACCATCACAGCCAGAGACCACAACAAGAACCTGAAAAGATATGGAGGAGATTTCTTCAAAGCAAAACTATTAAATTCAACGCTCAAA GCGAGTGTGTACGGAGAGGTTGAGGATCACCGTAATGGGACTTACTCTGTTGCTCTTCTTCTGCCCTGGGAAGGTCAGGCACAAGTTTATGTACGTCTAGAGCACTCCAGTGAGGCTGTGCAGATTCTTAAAAAATACAGGGAGACTTCATTCCCACGCAGCCACTATAACGGCCACTTTGAAGGGCCAGGACCCAATCAAACCAGGATCAGTGAAGTCGTACAGTGTAATCTTAAGTGGGGTGCAGATGGAAGCTGGAGGAAAGGCGACTGCTGCTGTGAGTATAAGGATATAAAAACAGGGACGGTGTGGCAGTGTGAGAGACCGAAGAAACTTTCTTGTGACAACCTGGTTCATCACTCAAGAGGAAGATTTGAAGACCCATTAAGTCCTCTTGAAAAGCAAATTTTCACAAA GACATTAACAAATGTTGCTATTACTGGAGACACACAGATCATTAATGTCCTTCCCAACGCTGCAGGCATTG GCACAATGGAGAGATGCAGATCTGGCATGACAACACCAGTTCCTGCAGGGTTCTATCTGAAAGATGTCTGGAAGTCTTTTGTGTGCAACACCCAACAGTTCAGTTCTTCACAAATGGGAAACTgtcttaaaaacaaaattgtctACTTGATGGGAGACTCCACCACAAGACAGTGGTTTGAGTATTTCGAAAGAAAAGTGCCAG GCTTGCAAAGAATGGACCTACACACTCCTCGTACCGGCGGACCCCTGATGGCTGTAGAGATGAAAAATAATATCATTGTTCACTGGAGGCCACACGGTGTTCCTTTACGGTTTACTAAAATGCTCATTACTGACCTGCATTATATCAGCAATGATATTGATGAAATAGCTGGTGGTCCTCATGCAGTCGTTGTCTTTACAATCTGTGCCCACATGGTGTTTCACCCAATAACATTTTATGTGCATGAAGTGGCCAAAATCCGTCAGTCTGTTGTTGCACTGCTGAGTCGTGCACCAGAGACTACCGTCATCATCAAGTCTGGAAACACTGCAGGACTAAAG GCCTATAAAGTCAAAGTTCAGTGTCAGGTATAA